The sequence GTGTTCATAGAGGTGCTTCAAGCAGATGCAGGTACAAGGGTAGCTGGAATTACTGCGGCTTCCCTTGCTTTGGCAGATGCTGGGATTCCTATGAGAGACCTAGTTGCAGCATGTGCCGCTGGGAAGATAGACGGGGAGATTGTTCTTGACCTAAACAAAGAGGAGGACAACTATGGAGAAGCCGATGTTCCAGTTGCGATAATGCCCATTAAGAACGACATAACTCTTCTTCAGATGGACGGATACCTCACCAAGGAAGAATTCCTTGAAGCAGTAAGGCTTGCAATAAAGGGAGCTAAGGCAGTGTATCAAAAACAGAGAGAGGCTTTGAAGGAGAAGTATCTCAAGATAGCGGAAGAGGTAGGTGAGTAAAATGGAAGTAATGGCATCAATAATGAGAGACCACATCCTCAACCTTTTGAAAGAGGGTAAAAGAATCGATGGAAGAGGGCCGGAAGATTTAAGGCCTCTGACAATAGAAACAAACGTCATAGAAAAGGCTGAAGGGTCTGCTCTTGTAAAACTAGGTAACACTCAAGTTCTCGTTGGAATAAAAGTTGATTTTGGAGAGCCGTTTCCAGATTTGCCGGAAATGGGTGTCATGACAACCAACGTCGAATTCGTCCCGTTAGCATCTCCGACCTTTGAACCGGGGCCGCCAGATGAGAGGGCAATAGAACTTGCTAGAGTTGTAGACAGAGGAATAAGAGAAAGCCAGGCTGTAGATTTGAGCAAGCTTGTAATAGTGCCTGGAAAGCTTGTAAGGGTGATCTTCATAGACGTACATATTCTCGACCACGACGGGAATCTGTTAGATGCTTCTGGAATCGGTGCAATTGCAGCATTGTTGAGCACAAAAATACCGAAAGTTGAATACGATGAGGAAAGCGGAGAAGTAAAGCTTCTGGATGAATACGAGCCCTTGCCAGTAACAAAAGTCCCAATTCCAGTGAGCTTCGCCAAAATAGGCAACGCCTTGATAGTAGATCCAAACTTTGAAGAGGAACAGGTAATGGATGGCAAACTAACAATAACAACCGATGAAAATGGATACATCTCAGCGGTGCAGAAAAGCGAGGGAGGAAGCTTCAAGCTTGAAGAAGTCGTTTATGCCGTGGATTTAGCTTATAAAAAGGCTGAAGAGATAAGAAAAGTGGTTCTTGAAAGCATCAAGAAAGAGTGACCTTTTTTGTTTTCTTCTTTTTCCTTGAAATTTGCTTGTTCCGCATTTTCATTTATAATTAGTACTGTTCTAATATGTAATAAAAAACAAACAAAAACTATAGTTGATATACTAATTAAGATGAAAAAATTTATATACTATGATGTTTGAAAATATTTTGCGGTGATGGATACATGAAGAAACTTTTTGCCCTATTAGTTGGATTATTAATGATAGGAGCAACAGCCGGAACAGCAATGGCATTTCCATTTGGAGTTAGTGAGGGGGTGTCAAGGACTGAAGTTGAGGAGGTATTCAACGAATATCATAGATTGCTCTTAAAAGGTGGATGGCATAACGAACTTCGTGCTGAGTGGTTGCTAGTTAAGTATGGGATTAAGAAAGGGAAAACTGTCACCTATACGTACAGTTTTCCAAAAAAGACTAGTAAGAGTGGAGAAATCCAACCAATGGGTGGAGAGCAGATGTACCTCACTTTGGAGGTAACTCCATACAGTTATTCGTCAATGCCCGAGTATGTATTTGTAGATTATCATTGGGAATGGAGAACACCAGATGGTTATCCAGCAACGGAAGAATGGGGCTGGAGGGGAAGTGAAGACTTGATTTATATCCCGTATCAAAAAGGAATTTTATCCTATGATGGGCAATTAATATACACAACTTTGGGAGCAGGAGATAACAGTGGAGTAACATATGTGAAAGAAGAAGAAACACCTGGGGGAACATATATCAATGGGGTTTATACAGTACTTACTACTAGAACATACACAGTAAAAGATGAAATTGTTGAGGGATACATTACCATTATATACACAATACATCCAAATGCTAAGGGAATTCCTGTAGAGTTTTCAATGGTATATGAGCACACTTATGGAAATTATCTCTTTTCGTTACTTGATGATCCCTGGCTTAACTTTGCTGCTGCAACAATTAGCTTAGGATTAGCTCTTACTGCTACACCAGGATGGATTGTATATAGTGTATCAGCATACACTATATCTTCAGCTACAGAAAGTTTGTTAGATGGCTCGTGGACAGTTTCAGCTAAAGCTTTATGGACACTGTAGTTTTTATCTTCCTCTTTTTTCTGATTTTATCAATGGAGGTATGATAATAATGCCATATCTTGATACAACTCCCAGTAAAATAATCAAAAGCAAAGACTTCCTATTGATTGTGCTCGGCTTTACTGTACTATGTATCTTTAGGGTTTTTCACCCTCATCCACATATAAAAGATACATCATCAAAAGCCTTTTATGAAGCACTTATTGGTTACACAGTGATTAATGCTTTTTTGATTTTCCTCTATGAACTGCTGGTTAATGCTTTCTCCAAAGGCGATGAATTTAATAAAGCTTTGCCCTATGAAAAGTGGTTGGTAAGATTATTAGCGATAGTCTTCCTTGACTTCTGGCTTGCCCTCCCTAAGGATGATAGCTGGCTCATCTTAATTCCATGGCTCAGTGGAATTGTTTCTGCATACTACCATGCAAAACTGCGGCTTAGAAAAGTGTATCTTGCTTGAGGGAGTATTATGATTCAATTATCTCCAGAGAAAAAGAGACCGCTCCTTAACCCATCATTATTTTTCTTTTTGGTTGCTTAGATTAACCTTTTTTGCTCCTGGAGCCTGCATATCGTTTTCTGACTATCTGGGGACTTTTATACCTGCATTGCTGTTATCCATTATCGTTCTTGGATTAGTTGGCCTTTTGGCTGACATAAATTATAAAAGGACACTTCTGGGTGTTACAATCGCTGGATTTTTGCTATTCACGTTCTTTGCTCTGGTAGGATTAATGCCTACAGCAAGATTTTTCTGGTATTGACTTTAATCTTTGCATTCGTAGCTTTCCATGAAAAGAAGGCACTTTCCAAAGCTGCAAAGTTAGAGAGATGGACAATTCACCTAAGGGTTTTCTTTTTCCAGCTCTTTGGATCGCTGGCTGGGAGTGTGCAATTTACAATTATTCTATGCTTGGGGATGAGATCATCTCTCTTAGTTGGAGAAGCTTTTGTGATCTTAACATGGAAAATCTCCCATAGAGAAATTAGAAGCATTTAGCAAGAAAGGTTTATAAACTAAATTTTGTTCTTTAAGCTAGGTTTTAGGAAAAGCCTTTTAAATAAAACTCTGCTATACCCATCGGCTTAAAGATCATTAGAGGTGATGATCATGCCAAGAACAAAGAAAGTTGGATCCGCTGGAAGGTTTGGACCAAGATATGGTCTTAAGATCAGAAGAAGAGTTGCAGCAGTAGAGGAAAAGATGAGACAAAAGCATACTTGCCCAGTATGTGGAAGGAAAGCCGTTAAGAGAATAAGCACCGGAATATGGCAGTGCCAGAAGTGTGGCGCAACTTTTGCAGGAGGCGCTTACTTGCCCGCAACTCCAGCTGGAAGGATTGCTAAGAGGGGTGTAACAACTCAATAAACCCCTTAAAACATTTTTTGGTGATCGTTATGGTAGAGGCATTGTATAAATGTGCAAAATGTGGAAAAGAGTTTAAAATGGATCTTGCTATTACGAGAGAAATACGCTGTCCATACTGTGGAGCAAAGATAATCTACAAGCCTAGGCCCAAAGTTGCCAGAAGGATTAAGGCAATTTGAGCCCTATCTCTTCTCTATTGAAAAGATTTATAACCCCCTTCTCTAAAATCCCCAAGTGATCAGAGATGATGCTGATAACAACATCCCACAGACCCACAAGGAGGACTAGAAGCTTTGGACATGACCTAGAGAGGGTTTTTCCTAACTCGACTTATTTAACTAGGGGAAAGAAAACCATTCAAGACCTTCTTATGGAGGCTTACGATAGAGGTTACGAGAGGCTTCTGATAATCAATGTGTGGAAGGGGAATCCACTCAAGATGACTTTCATAAAGGTTTCTCCAGAGGATTGGGGGTATATGGGTTATCTTTACCTTCATGGAATCAAGCTTCAGAGAGAAATGGGGTTTAGAAACCTTCGCCCGATTAGGGAGGAAATGCCATTTATAGTTACAACCGCTAAAAGGGTTGGACTTGATCACATCGTTTTTGGTCAGGTTTTTGCTGAGCTCACCAATGGGAAATTCGTCCCGAGAGGAGAAAAGAGCCTTCAGTACATAGCGGATAAATACAACACGGACGTTTTGGGCGTAATTGAACGCCACCCAAGGGGAATGGCCGTAAACTTCTACCGCTTTGATGTCTCACGGGAGAAGCCGGTGGGGCCTTTGATAAGCGTTAAAATATGGATAATGGAAGACGGAAGAAGATGGGACTATAAAGAAAAGCTCGGCATCAAAAGGGATGAAAAATGATAAGAGGCACAATCGAGATTGAATTCCCCAACAATGAGACAGCAAGAGTTGTTTACGAGAGTGTTCTTTTTGAGCATAAAACAGTTCCCTACCGGAGAAGCAGGATGAACTTTTCTCTAAAGGAAAACAAGGTCATAATGGAGTTCATTGCAAAGGACAACTCCGCCTTAAGAGGAACCCTTAATTCTTACCTTCGATGGATTAAAGTTGCATTCGATGTAGTCGAGCTTTAGTTAACTATTTAAATCTTCTCTGAGAGTATAGCCTCGGACTAAAGGGAGGTGTTGTCATGCAGAACATTCCACCTCAGGTGCAGGCTTTGTTGGGACAGCTCGAGAACTATCAACAGCAGCTTCAGCTTGTAATCCAGCAGAAACAGAGAATTCAGGTAGAGCTCAACGATGCTAAAAAGGCCCTGGAAGAGATTGAAAAAGTTGAAGAGGACACTCCAATATACAAGACAGTTGGCACTCTAATAATCAAAGCTACAAAGGCAAAGGCATTAGAGGAGCTTAAAGAGAAAGTAGAAACTCTAGAGGTTCGTCTAAGGGCATTAGAGAGGCAGGAACAGAAGCTCAACGAAAAAATTAAAGAGCTCACACAACAAATACAGAGCTCTCTGAGAGGAGTAGCCGGGTGAGTTCTTTTTTCAACATTTTATGAGGGGTGTAGATGAAGAGGGTATTCCACATAGGGCTTCCAGAGCTGGGTGAAGAAGAGCTAATATCTCTCGGGGAGTTAGCCCAGGAGGAGATTATAGAGTATATCTTTGAGCACTTAACGAGAAGTGAAGTGAAAGACATAGAAGTGACAACGAGGATAAACCGGGAGGATACCTTGGATTTGGAGATAGAGGTCTATCTTGAGGTGCCAATATTCGTGAAAGTGGACGTGGAAAAGCTGATTGATGAGGCGCTTGAGAAGGCTTATGAAAAAGTTGAAAAAAGGTTGAGGAAAATTGCGGGGCAAAATAAAGCTCAAGAACTTCCTGAATAACGCAAAGGAGAGGGATTATTCTTTTTTGTTGCTGTGCCATCATAACGCCGATCCGGACTCTTTGGGTAGCGCTATAGCTTTTTCTAGATACCTTACAAGTCTAGGCTTAAAAAACCGAATAGGTGTTGCCCAAAGCGTCTCATCTTATGCAAAACGCCTTCTCAACTTCGCTCAGGTAGAAAAGAATCCAGCCGTTTTAGAGGACGTGGTTATAATTTTTGATACTTCCTCCCTTGAACAGCTGGAGCCTGTTAAAGTTCCGGATGATAAGTATGTAATCATTATCGATCATCACATCGAAAAGGAGAACCCAATAAGGGCTGACATAAAAATCGTTGACTCCTCAAGGACTTCCACTGCAGAGATTGTGTGGGAGCTTTTGGAGTACTTTGACTTCTACGATGAAGTTTCTGCAAAAGTCCTTTTAGCAGGAATAGTCACAGACACTGCCAATTTTAGATACGCAAACTCGAAAACCTTCAAAACGGTGTCCAAAATCTTGGAGAGGTTTGATATCCAGATGGGGGAGATATACAATTTAGTTGCTCCAGTGAGTGATGAGAACATAGACCAGGCAAAGAGAATGGCCATATTAAAGGCCTGCCAGAGAATGGAAATCAAAAAAGTCGGCAATTACATAATAGCTATTTCAAAGGTTTCTGCCTATGAATCTTTAGCCTGTAAGATTTTCCTTCAGCTTGGGGCTGATGTTGCGATTGTTGGGAGCGATAAGAAGGGGGTTAGGATTTCTGCAAGGGCAAAAGAAAACCTTGTCAAGAAGGGTCTTCATTTAGGAAAGCTCATGGAAAAAGTTGGCCCAATTATAGACGGTTCTGGTGGAGGTCACTCTGGAGCGGCAGGTGCTAACGGGAAGAGAAATCTTGAGGAAGCCGTTAAGTTTTTAGTGAAAGAAATCGAAATGTTTCTAAAGAAGTTGGGGTGATTTAATGTCCAGATGCCCCATATGCGGGAAAACCATTAAATGGGAGGATTTAATAGAACAGATGCTCATCCTCGATAACTTTCAGGAGCTGCTTAAAGATAAGGGTGCATTCTTATCGGCTTTGGAGGATTTTACCTTCAAATGCCCCGAATGTGGTGAGGAATTTTATGGGAGAAATCTGAATCTTAGGGAGGCTGAAAAAGTTTTTGAACTTATAAATGAGTTTAGTGGCTCGATAGACTACAGCAACAACAAGGTTAGGCTTAAGCTTACTAATCTTCTGGCGTTGGATTTAATGCTTGAAGAATGGGATAAGAGAGTTAAAGGGGCTCGGTGATATTTATGATGGAAGATATTTCCGACCTTCTCCAGAGAGGAAATTTTTCAAGTGCACTGGAACTTGCCCTTCGGATTGAGGATCCCTTTTCAAGGCTTGAAGCCCTTTCATACATATATCAATACGTGGAGGAAAGTGAGTACAGGGAAGCTGTGCTGGGGAGAATGCTTGAGATCGTTGACTCATTTGAGGGACTTTTAGAAAAAGCTAGGGCATTGGCACTAATTGGGTACACTCTTACTGTCACTGGGGACAAAAAGGGCGAGTACTTCTTTAAAAAGGCCCATCAAGCTATTAAGGCAATTGACTACTCTCTTTGGAAGGCCAAGGGTTACGGCTATCTTGCATATTATATGGCACTTGCAGGAAAGTATGATGATGCCTTTTATTATTACAATATAGCATACGAAACTGCTCAAAAATCTCCTGAGCCCTATTCAAAAGTCCTGTCATTTCTGTACCGATTAGCCCAGCAGATCCTGGAAAGCGCTGAGAAGATACATTCCCCTGAAGCTAAGGAATTCTACGAACTTGCCGCAGAGATTTATGAAGACATAAAGAGGCACTTAAGTGCACAGGAGCTGAAAAAAAAGGCATCTTTAATAGAAATGGCGCTTGAAAAGGGCAGTAGACTTGTTTCTGAGTTCCTCGAGAGGAGAGATGTAGACAACGCGGTGTTTGTTATCAAATATCTACCAGATGAAGAAAAGGTCTTGGCGCTCTTGGAAATAGCTTACTGGCTCTTCCTCCATGACAAAAAGGGCCTTGCAAAGAGTATTGTTGAAGATGCATTTAGGATGGCTGCAGAAAGAAAAATAAAGCCAAACGACGAAAAGCTTGAGGAAATTGCATTAAAGTTCTTAAAAATAGGCCGGATTGAGGAAGCTTTGACGGTGGGAGCAATTATCTCTGACGATAAGATAGCATCCAGAGTTTTTGAAAAAATTGCTTTAACTTATGCAAAGAGAGGTGAAAAGCTCAAGGCAATCACGGTTGCAGAGGCGATTTCCGACGAAAATATTAAGAGAGATGTTTTAAAAGCGATCGAGGGTGAGGAAAATGTGGGACACGAGTAAGGATTATCGGTTGCTGGTTGCTGAAAAGGCAGTTGAGCTGTTTTTGAAAACCATTGAAGGGGCTAAATTCAAGGGAAAGTGGGACAAAAAGAGGGCAGTAAAATTGGCGAAAGAAATGATTCCCGAGCTCCAGGCGTTGCGCTACTCATATCTAGAGCCGCAGGAGTTAATTGATACTCCCCAGATGAAAGAACTAAAGGAAAAAGCCTTGGGAATAATTGAAGCCTTAGGTGGTGAAGACTGGTACATCAAGTTTCTCGAGCTGGCTGATAGAAGTGAGAGGGAGAAAGTTGAAGAGAGTATCGCAAGGGTTCGCTTTTTCCTAAACACAATTCTTAACCTTGATAAGAGGCTGGCACTTGGTAAGATAAACGATCCCGTCATTGCCGTAGACATAAAGGTCGGGGAAGTCATGAGCGCTGGTAAGCATCCAAATGCAGATAAACTTCTCGTATGCAATGTCAACATAGGGGATAGGGCGGTTACTGTGGTTACAAATGATTTAACCGTGAAGGAAGGTCACAGAGTTGCTGTGGCACTTTTACCCCCCGCAAACTTCAGAGGAATAACGAGCGAAGGAATGTTCTTAGGAGCTGGAGAAGGAGTTTTAAAGGATGTAAAGGGTGATATTGGCGGCTTACCAAAAGGAATCCCGTTAGAGGCTCTCAAGGAAACAAGAAACTTAGTTGAGGCGTTTTTGAAGGATTGAACTGGTTTTTGCTTTTTAGTTTATTTGGTTTTCTATTGCCAGTAACATTGGATAATTGGACATTTTGTGCTATCGGATTTGATATAATTCACTATCAATCGAAGAATTTTTGGTCAACCTTTACAATTTTTGACCAAAACTTTATTAAGATTAAAAGTGAAATATGAAAAAGTAAAGCTGGTCTATGTCTATCTCGCTTTTCTTTTCTGCGAGAAAAGCTGAGCTACGGTAAAGGTGATGTGGTGATAAGATGAAGAAGAAAGTCTGGTTTATTATTCTTATAGGGCTGATGCTTCTTCAAGCACCTTCTTCGCTAGGAATGAACTTGGAAGAAGGTATCCTTACTCCAGAGGAACTAGCAGGACTAAACCTTATTGAAATACAATTTAATGGTCATTTCATGGATTCTTCATCGGCTGGCGTACCGACTGAAGTGCATTCTTGGTCTTATTCAGCTCGTTTCAATTCTCCAGAGCACCAGAGGATTTCCATAAAAATTGAAATGACTATAATTACGGATGCGGATGAGAATGCGGAGGTATCCATCTCAAAGGGGGATTATGATTCTTTTATTAGTGATGGATATCAGTGCTATATGAGTGACGACTACAAATTATTGGAGTGTACAAAAACGGAAAATCCTACTGGAATGGATTTTCCACACTCTTCGAAATACTATGGTGCAAAAGCCGTGAAGGCTACAAGGGTTAACGTATGGGTGGAAGGTTATTTCAATAATACGAATCCAGTACCCTCCCTAGGAAAAGACGTGCTCTCAATAGTCTCTTCTAAGGTCCCTTCCATAATAAGCTCTGAAAAAAATAGTGGATCTCCCCCCCAAGTTCAGATCCTTTCACCAAAAGACGGTGAGACTTTATATTTCGAACCCGGAAAGCCTTTGACGTTTACCATTAAAGTAGCAGTCAAGGATGACGATTTGACATATGCGGGGGCACACTATGAGAGCGGAACACCTAAAACCATAATGGTGGGTGGGGAACTTGAGCCCAAGCTCGGTTCAAGCGGAGGAACAGGGTCTAAGGTTGTAACCCTCCAACCGGATGAGATTGCAGAGGGAGAAGGAAAAATAAAAGCTTACGCCCGAGATTCTACCGGGAATGAAGTCGAAAAAACTATAACCGTCTACCTTCGGAAGAAACCTATCTCTACGAGCTCTGCAGTCCCATCCACTAGCTCTACCACCCCTAGCGTTTCTTCCACTACAAGCACACCACCATCAAGCAGAGCTCCAATAGAGGGGAAACAGGAAGCTGGAGACCCATCGAAGTTCAATAATCCCTTCAGAGGGATAAGAGTGGAAGGGATGCTCAGCAAAGAGGCAAATGTCCGGATGGAGATAACCCTCGACAAGCTCAAGGGGATAGGGAGTACTGAGGGCCTTGAAACTGTTGAAGTAAAAACTCCTTACGGAAAGAACGTCAAGGTTCTCCAGAAAGACGAGAAAGTTGAAGCAAAAAAGGGCTCTTCCCTCTGGTTTAAGCTCAAATATTACACCGGCAAGGCGCTTGACAAGGTCATTGATTCTGCCTCAGGTGCCCTTGACAATCTGGTGAAAAAGTTCATGCCCTCTCCGATTGGCCTTTGCAAGGACTACGTCAAGGCCTACAAGGATACTCAGCTCTTCCAGGGGGAGGAGGCAACTAAAAAGACCATGCAGGATCTGCACGTGAGCAAGGAAGGGGCTGAAAGCTACAATGAGATGAGCGGAATTGAAGATAGACAGCTCGCATCGTCGCCCTACAAAAACCTCGTCCCATCGACTCCGCTGACCAAGCCCTTCGAGTTCACCTTTGGCGCGCTTGAGAAGGGGTTCAAGCGACACCTAGCAAATAACTACAAATGGGAGTTCGAAAAAACAGCAAAGACGGCAATGTACTACAAAAAAGCCGGCATGAAATATGAAGATATTGTTGACTTAACGATAAGGGACGTTGAGGAGGAGACGAGCTTTTCCCGCCAGGTTCAGACGATGAATGCCCAGTCCAAGGGGAAGTACCAGAGTCAGAGGGAGAGGCTGAAGTTCTACCTCAAAAAGCTCCGTGAGGAGGGTAAGATATGAAGGGAAAAGTCATTTTTCTATTGATCATCCTGATAGGGGGTTACCTCTACATAAGCGACTACATAAAGATTCCAGATAACTTAGGCCCCGACAACAACCCCTACCCCCCTGATGGAGGTTCGAATTCGGGAAGCTTCAGTACTGGAGAAGTTGCCAAGGGTCTTAGACAAACAGTGATAGATATGGGCGCTTCGGACGCTTACGTCTCCCTCTCAAGTGAGAGAACGCTCGTCCAGTTCGAGGCTCCT comes from Thermococcus litoralis DSM 5473 and encodes:
- a CDS encoding tRNA-binding protein, whose product is MWDTSKDYRLLVAEKAVELFLKTIEGAKFKGKWDKKRAVKLAKEMIPELQALRYSYLEPQELIDTPQMKELKEKALGIIEALGGEDWYIKFLELADRSEREKVEESIARVRFFLNTILNLDKRLALGKINDPVIAVDIKVGEVMSAGKHPNADKLLVCNVNIGDRAVTVVTNDLTVKEGHRVAVALLPPANFRGITSEGMFLGAGEGVLKDVKGDIGGLPKGIPLEALKETRNLVEAFLKD
- a CDS encoding DHH family phosphoesterase, translating into MRGKIKLKNFLNNAKERDYSFLLLCHHNADPDSLGSAIAFSRYLTSLGLKNRIGVAQSVSSYAKRLLNFAQVEKNPAVLEDVVIIFDTSSLEQLEPVKVPDDKYVIIIDHHIEKENPIRADIKIVDSSRTSTAEIVWELLEYFDFYDEVSAKVLLAGIVTDTANFRYANSKTFKTVSKILERFDIQMGEIYNLVAPVSDENIDQAKRMAILKACQRMEIKKVGNYIIAISKVSAYESLACKIFLQLGADVAIVGSDKKGVRISARAKENLVKKGLHLGKLMEKVGPIIDGSGGGHSGAAGANGKRNLEEAVKFLVKEIEMFLKKLG
- a CDS encoding ribosomal biogenesis protein: MMLITTSHRPTRRTRSFGHDLERVFPNSTYLTRGKKTIQDLLMEAYDRGYERLLIINVWKGNPLKMTFIKVSPEDWGYMGYLYLHGIKLQREMGFRNLRPIREEMPFIVTTAKRVGLDHIVFGQVFAELTNGKFVPRGEKSLQYIADKYNTDVLGVIERHPRGMAVNFYRFDVSREKPVGPLISVKIWIMEDGRRWDYKEKLGIKRDEK
- a CDS encoding prefoldin subunit beta, which codes for MQNIPPQVQALLGQLENYQQQLQLVIQQKQRIQVELNDAKKALEEIEKVEEDTPIYKTVGTLIIKATKAKALEELKEKVETLEVRLRALERQEQKLNEKIKELTQQIQSSLRGVAG
- a CDS encoding 50S ribosomal protein L37ae, whose amino-acid sequence is MPRTKKVGSAGRFGPRYGLKIRRRVAAVEEKMRQKHTCPVCGRKAVKRISTGIWQCQKCGATFAGGAYLPATPAGRIAKRGVTTQ
- a CDS encoding DUF3194 domain-containing protein — its product is MKRVFHIGLPELGEEELISLGELAQEEIIEYIFEHLTRSEVKDIEVTTRINREDTLDLEIEVYLEVPIFVKVDVEKLIDEALEKAYEKVEKRLRKIAGQNKAQELPE
- the pcc1 gene encoding KEOPS complex subunit Pcc1, with protein sequence MIRGTIEIEFPNNETARVVYESVLFEHKTVPYRRSRMNFSLKENKVIMEFIAKDNSALRGTLNSYLRWIKVAFDVVEL
- the rrp41 gene encoding exosome complex exonuclease Rrp41 — encoded protein: MMGRPEGLKLIDENGKRLDGRKKYELRPIKMEVGVLKSADGSAYVEWGKNKILAAVYGPREIHPKHLQKPDRAILRVRYNMAPFSVEERKKPGPDRRSVEISKVIRGALEPAVILELFPRTSIDVFIEVLQADAGTRVAGITAASLALADAGIPMRDLVAACAAGKIDGEIVLDLNKEEDNYGEADVPVAIMPIKNDITLLQMDGYLTKEEFLEAVRLAIKGAKAVYQKQREALKEKYLKIAEEVGE
- the rrp42 gene encoding exosome complex protein Rrp42; this translates as MEVMASIMRDHILNLLKEGKRIDGRGPEDLRPLTIETNVIEKAEGSALVKLGNTQVLVGIKVDFGEPFPDLPEMGVMTTNVEFVPLASPTFEPGPPDERAIELARVVDRGIRESQAVDLSKLVIVPGKLVRVIFIDVHILDHDGNLLDASGIGAIAALLSTKIPKVEYDEESGEVKLLDEYEPLPVTKVPIPVSFAKIGNALIVDPNFEEEQVMDGKLTITTDENGYISAVQKSEGGSFKLEEVVYAVDLAYKKAEEIRKVVLESIKKE
- a CDS encoding DNA-directed RNA polymerase subunit P, with the protein product MVEALYKCAKCGKEFKMDLAITREIRCPYCGAKIIYKPRPKVARRIKAI